A stretch of the uncultured Fretibacterium sp. genome encodes the following:
- a CDS encoding osmoprotectant ABC transporter substrate-binding protein, producing MKHRKNAYWIFLLLAILTGAALLPMRPGDAPEGGIVVSGGNTTERQILAEITAQMIRRHLPGVRVELLNNLGSTVLIRRALDNGDVDLSGAMYTGTSLTGELGLPMTKDPREALEIVVREYEKRYREKWYPSWGFANTYAFMVPRELAEREGLRTVSDLARIAPGMKLGVDTSWMERKGDGYRDFRRIYGFDFKRVFPMEIGLVYGAVHAGEMDVVLGYSTDGRIDTCGLVLLEDDRRLFPPYDASPVATHRVLEAHPQLDSVLMRLAGTVDGPRMRRMNRMADEELVEPRNVARLFLEEHGYFESSDARPEPPERKETRGWSF from the coding sequence ATGAAGCACAGGAAAAACGCATATTGGATATTCCTCCTCCTGGCGATCCTGACGGGCGCGGCGCTTCTTCCGATGCGGCCGGGGGACGCCCCGGAGGGCGGCATCGTCGTATCGGGCGGCAACACGACCGAGCGCCAGATCCTGGCCGAGATAACCGCCCAGATGATTCGGCGCCATCTTCCGGGCGTCCGGGTGGAACTGTTGAACAACCTGGGGTCCACCGTCCTGATCCGCCGGGCGCTCGACAACGGGGATGTCGACCTGTCCGGGGCCATGTACACCGGGACGTCCCTTACCGGGGAGCTGGGCCTGCCGATGACGAAGGACCCCAGGGAGGCGCTGGAGATCGTGGTCCGGGAGTACGAGAAGCGCTACCGCGAAAAATGGTACCCCTCCTGGGGGTTCGCGAACACTTACGCCTTCATGGTGCCGCGCGAACTCGCCGAGCGGGAGGGGCTGAGGACGGTCAGCGACCTGGCCCGCATCGCGCCCGGCATGAAGCTTGGGGTGGACACCTCCTGGATGGAGCGCAAGGGCGACGGCTACCGCGACTTCAGGAGGATATACGGGTTCGACTTCAAGCGGGTGTTCCCGATGGAGATAGGATTGGTCTACGGGGCCGTGCACGCCGGGGAGATGGACGTGGTCCTGGGCTACTCCACGGACGGGCGCATCGACACCTGCGGCCTGGTGCTCCTGGAGGACGACCGGCGCCTGTTCCCGCCCTACGACGCCAGCCCCGTCGCCACACACCGCGTCCTCGAGGCGCACCCACAGCTCGACTCGGTCCTCATGCGCCTTGCGGGGACGGTGGACGGCCCCCGGATGCGGAGGATGAACCGCATGGCCGACGAGGAGCTGGTCGAGCCCCGCAACGTGGCCCGGCTCTTCCTGGAGGAACACGGCTATTTCGAGAGCTCCGACGCCCGCCCGGAGCCTCCGGAACGAAAGGAGACGAGGGGATGGAGCTTCTGA
- a CDS encoding ABC transporter permease → MELLRETLAYYSLNGSYVLEQFWKHFLISVCGVLLASAVAIPTGFLIARRGRLARWIVGTANVIQTVPSLALMSILMLGLGLGARTVIATVLLYSLLPIVRNTCAGIRGIPPQVLDAARGMGMTALQTVLRVELPLALSVIMAGVRNALVVAVGVTTIGTFIGAGGLGDIISRGVNVANGSAIIIAGALPTALMAVCADILLGLLERGLDPTR, encoded by the coding sequence ATGGAGCTTCTGAGGGAGACGCTCGCCTATTATTCGCTCAACGGGAGCTACGTGCTGGAGCAGTTCTGGAAGCACTTCCTGATCTCGGTCTGCGGGGTCCTCCTCGCGTCCGCGGTCGCCATCCCCACAGGTTTTCTGATCGCCCGAAGGGGGCGCCTGGCCCGGTGGATCGTCGGCACGGCGAACGTCATCCAGACCGTCCCGTCCCTGGCCCTGATGTCCATCCTGATGCTGGGCCTGGGCCTCGGGGCCCGCACCGTCATCGCGACGGTGCTGCTCTACTCGCTGCTGCCCATCGTCAGGAACACCTGCGCCGGCATCCGCGGCATCCCGCCCCAGGTCCTGGACGCCGCCAGGGGGATGGGCATGACGGCGCTCCAGACGGTCCTCAGGGTGGAGCTCCCCCTGGCCCTTTCGGTCATCATGGCCGGGGTGCGCAACGCACTGGTGGTCGCCGTCGGCGTCACGACCATCGGGACCTTCATCGGCGCCGGAGGGCTGGGCGACATCATCTCGCGCGGCGTCAACGTCGCCAACGGCAGCGCCATCATCATCGCCGGCGCGCTCCCCACCGCCCTGATGGCCGTCTGCGCGGACATCCTCCTGGGGCTGCTGGAGCGTGGGCTGGACCCCACAAGATAG
- a CDS encoding GNAT family N-acetyltransferase, with amino-acid sequence MGASRTLMEALLDIADNWLMLKRVELSVFTDNKRAVRLYESLGFVVEGTKRYAAVKNGVHADEYLMARYGK; translated from the coding sequence ATAGGGGCCTCGCGCACTCTGATGGAGGCCCTGCTGGACATAGCGGACAACTGGCTGATGCTGAAGCGCGTGGAGCTCTCGGTCTTCACGGACAACAAGCGGGCCGTCCGCCTGTACGAGTCCCTGGGGTTCGTCGTCGAGGGGACGAAGAGGTACGCCGCCGTCAAGAACGGCGTCCACGCCGACGAGTATCTGATGGCGCGCTACGGGAAGTAG